The sequence tctcccacatCCGCCTCTGGGTCCTGCAGATCATCTTCGTGTCCACGCCGTCGCTAGTGTACGTGGGCCACGCCGTGCACCACGTGCGCATGGAGGAGAAGCGGAAGGAGcgtgaggaggaggcggcggcccgGAGGCCAGCGGGAGAAGGGGATCGGTCACCCCCGGTtggtggtggcggcggccagGGTGACGGGAAGCAGGGGCTGCCCAAGGGCACCAAAAAGTTCCGGCTGGAAGGCACGCTGCTCCACTCCTACATCTGCCACATCGTCTTCAAGACGCTGTTTGAGGTGGGCTTCATTGTGGGCCACTACCTCCTGTACGGCTTCCGGATCCGACCCCTCTACCGCTGCAACCGCTGGCCCTGCCCCAACATCGTGGACTGCTTCGTGTCCCGGCCCACCGAGAAGACCATCTTCATCCTCTTCATGCTGGCCGTGGCCTCCGTGGCCCTCTTCCTCAACCTCCTGGAGATCAGCCACCTGGGCCTCAAGAGGGTCCGGGTGGCCTTCGGCCGGCCGGCCAATCCCCGGTCCCCGGGGGCCCCCGCCGAGACGTCCGTCCACTCCGTCGCCGTGTCCTCGGTGCAGAAGGCCAAGGGCTACcagctcctggaggaggagcagatcgTGTCCCGGTACTTCCCGCTGACCGACGTCGGGGTGGTGGAGACGGGGGTCCTGGGGGAGCTGGGTCGGGTCTACGCCGAGACCCTCCCTTCCTACGCACAGGTGGGGGGGCAGGAGGTTgccagggaggagcaggaggaaaagccaagcccaggggagaatcaggggctGCGGGAGAAGCCTGGGCTGGGGGATACACCGGGACTAGGGGAGACACTGGGACTGGAAGAGAAGCTGAGGCtgcaggaggagctggggttgcaggaggagaagctggggctggagaaagagaaagaggggaacgGGGAAGGGAGACAcgtggagaaggagggggtggaggaggagacagagaatgaggagGGCGAGACCCCCGCCGGAGAGAAGCTGGGAACAGCAGCCACCGAGAAGCTCCCTCCGCTGCCTTCCGAGTGGACGGCCGACTCCCCCAGACCCCTCAGCAGGCTCAGCGGGGCCAGCAGCCGGGCCCGGTCGGATGATCTGACCGTCTGAGAAGGGTGACCGTCTGAGAAGAAGGGCCAGCCCCGCCTGCGTGCCGCTGGAGCTGGTCTGAgaccccctcagcccccaccttcccacccacTAGCTGTCCCCCCTGCCTTCAGACTGGAAGGACACCGAAAAGGGGAGGGTGTTCTTAGAATCCACATTTCCAGGGATCAAAAGTGTCCAGTGTTCTCCGCTCTCCCTACCGccgggtccctgcccctcatccatcccagcccagcccctcctccTGACCACTGGCACAGGGACACACTGGGCCCAGGACACATGTGCGTGCATCTGGGTGTGTGCATTGTGGGagtatattgatgcttgtctacttgttttgttttgtcgtccgtcacccccttctagactgtgagcccgttgttgggaagggattatctctatctgttgccgaactgtgctttccaagtgcttagtagagtgctctgcacacagtaagcgctcaataaatacaattgaatgaatgaatgaatatgtgtgtgaGCAAGTGTGTGCGCATGAGGGGGTCAATGGATATTTAAGTGTGTGCATGAATGAGTGTGTTGGGGGCGTTCATGTGCGCATAAATATGTGCATCAATAGGTGCATTTGTAAACAGTTGTGTGCGTGGACATGTGCAGGATCTGTGAGTGGAGCAGGAATTTGGCtgtacctcttcccctccctccacagctggggcggtggaggaaggggagggcactaactcgggggagagggcagggctacaCAGAGTcagggactttttttttaatggtatttgtttagcacttactatgtgccaggcactgtactaagtgctggggtagatacaagatgatcaggttggacacagtccaactcccacacaaggttcacagtcttaatccccattttaccgatgagataactgaggcacagagaagttaagtaacttgcccaaagtcacacagaaaacaggcagtggagctgggattagaacccaggtcctctgattcccaggtccgtgctctttctgtcCCCTGGTACACTGCTGTGTAACTTTTGTCAAGtctcttaacctttctgggcctcaacttctgctctgtaaaatgggggcaaccCTACGTCCCCCGCTCCCCCACCTCCCCGAAACCTGTGTGAGGATGTGGCCATGCCCCCGAGGTTTgagttggtggggggagaggtccTTGGAATAGAATGCCTGAgccttctgcctctgcctcatccttCATTTTCTGAgccttctgcctctgcctcatccttCATTTTCTGAgccttctgcctctgcctcatccttCGTCCTGCAACCCGGCCTACTGGGCAGCATCCAGGGCATTGCTTCCTGCATGGCGGAGACCccgaggagtgggggagaggctGTCCCGCTCCTCAGGTCTCCAAAAGACCAGCTCTTAGCCTTCGGGGTACATTTGAGAGCCTGAGCCGCTGGGTATATTGGTGCTAAAGGTGGACTGGGCTCTACCCCAGAGATAGGTGCATGTCTGGGGACCGTGAAACATGGAAGGTGGAGCCCTTCCGTCCGCTCCGGGGCCTGGCCCCTCATGGGGAGGGAAATGAGCTAGTTGGAGTAGGGGGAGACCAACCAGGGCCTGAAAGGGCATTGTGGTATCTCTGACATTTTTGCTCAGGGTGGTAGGGACCCTCCTTCTGGGGCATCTAAAGGAAGgtgtgtgtgggttttttttggtggggggggggaggtcacCTCGGAGAATGGGACGTGGAGAACCAGACCCTCATTCCAGGCTCAAGAGGAGGAAATCTCCTTCCGGATCCCTAGACCAACGGAGTAGTGGCAAGGTGGGGGCTCCTGGATGGGTCGGAAAATGGTGGGAGCAGGGGCTTCTTCCAGCCACCCTGCCGGGTACTTGTCAGCCCCGAGGGGCAACTTGGACCTCAGGAAACCCAGCGtgacccacccctctccctctttcctccctcccttcctgcccatGCCACTCCCCCCAGAGCGTGGAGTGGGGACAAGGCCCAGAAGCTGGACATCTTCTCAGAGCCGGATTGGGGCTGTTCTCCTCCCTTCAACCTTAGAGGCAGCCCAGcgtgaaggagaaaggagagtctCTTGGTCTGGAGAGGGGGGTGtccagggaagaagggaggggaggagggcattccagtaggCAAGACCACCCCCACCCTGACCCTGAGTCTCCCAGGCTTATCTCTGCTTCCCAGCTCCGGGGAAGGGATtccctgagggaagggggaagtgaggggctgggttgggggcaaTGCTAACTGAGGCCCTTCGATTTTCCCGCCTGTGAAACTGGCCCTCAAACCGCCCCCAGGAGAGCTCTTGGGGAAGAGGCTAGATATGGTAGAAAGGCCTCTTCCTCGAAGCCCAGGACCTGAGCGGCCCCGTACATGTTGGGGTCTGAACCCCAATAAAActccccttgacttttccctTTCTGTGGCTGTCCTTTCCCGTTCAACTGCATTAACCTGGACTTTCCTAACTCCCGTCCCCCGCGTctcccatggtaataataataataattattgtattttgttaagtatttactatgtgccgggcactgtactaagcactggggtggacacaagcaatcggattggacacagtccctgtcccatgtggggctcacagtctcaacccccattttacagatgaggtaactgaggcacagaggagtgaaaggacttccccacggtcacacaacagacaagtggcagtgctgagattagaacccaggtccttttggctcccaggcctgtgctctatccactacgccatgctgccccATGCCTTCTGACCCGACTCCAGGATGCTGCAGGAGTCAAAACCCACTGAGAGCCCTTAGAAAGGCTGCCGTGCCCCCCCAGGCCTGCCTGTGCCCGCTTCATGTCTGTCCCTGCCCAAGGCAAGAGCACCGGTTGCTGGGCTCCCACGGAGAGGGACAGTGGGGACGCAGCTCATGGCCCAGCCAAGAtgtgtgttttagactgtgactagtcgtgtgagcccactgttgggtagggaccgtctctatatgttgccaacttgtacttcccgagcgcttagtacagtgctctgcacacagtaagtgctcaataaatacgattgattgattgattggggtgccCACTGGGACTCCCTGTTGACCAGAAGGTGAGCGGGCACTTCGGCGCTGGGGCAACTCCAGggtgaggtggagagagggagtgggggaatgaCAGCAGGGAGGGGCATCCTAGAAgcaacctccccctcccctttcctccctcctgctaATTCCAGTTTCACTGATTGACCccagctgggagagggaggaccaGGCTTCCCCAGGGCTCTAATTAGTGCTCACCCTCTATAAACCCCAGCAGTCAACCAGCTCTCCCCCCCTTCATGCGGGTGGGCGGGCACCGGAGCAGCTAGAGCCCTTGGCTCCTGGTCTGGTGTGTCGCTGCAGCTGTGGGCCCACATGGCCGGACTTAGCCCCTGGCCAGAAGGGCCGGTCTGGGGCAAACAAAGTGTCCACCTGCGCTGTGGCCTGGCTGAGTTCTGGGGGACTTTTGTGCTGATTGTAAGTTCAGGCGGCAGaactgggggtgagggtgggaaggGTCCCTGCCTGCCAGCAGTTGAAGAActtcatgccctccctctttctgctttggggctgaggttggTGTCCTGGCCCCacctggtgtcaatcaatcagttgatcagtaaatggtattaattaagtgcctttgctgggcagagcactgtactaaggccctgggagagtacaacgtaacagagttggtagactagttTCCTGACCACAGAAACtgaaataaacacttgggagagtcaaataggaGCAAGATGTTggtcccctgtcctcaaggagctcatgtgctaaagggggagaaggacagaaaGACAGATAAATGATGTGTAGGTAATGAAAGCCCTGTGGGAGCTTGGGGGTGAAGCAGAATGAAACAGTTGAACCAATCATTAGCATAAACAGCTACATAGGTAAGTTATAGGTAAATATCAGTCGGTGGCTTTTATTGAACATATccttgtatgaagagcactgtactaagcgcttaagtagagAGAACTCTACATGTGTTCCCCGAGTGCTGGAGACAGGCTTCTAATTCACAGATGCTAAGGTGAAGTAACTGGGGTAGTGGGGATGGATCAGGGAAGGCCCCATGGGGGATGTGGACATCTAGGAGACTTGAAGGGTGGAGTAAACTGGGATCTGGCTGGGTTGGGGGCAGTGGACGATCTGAGTGAGGGGTTGGGGGTTGATAACAACAGCACAGGTGACCTCTCTTTGGTAACTAAGCTTGCTCCAGACCGGGCTGCTCTCCAGGCTTTGAGGAACTGCTTCCTTGCAGGGTGGACTGCTATGAACTGAGGTCTCGAGCTTGCAGAGAGGGAAATAGGGCAGCGGGGCAACCAGcaactgtttattgtactctcccaagtgcttaatacggtgctctgcacacagtaagtgcttaacaaatgcgattgaatgaatcagggtcAGTGGGAGAAATCAGGTAGTGGAGTCCCCAAGGCTGTAGGCTGTTTCCAGcagccctatatgttgccaacttgtacttcccaagcacttagtacagtgctctgcacacagtaagcgctcaatatatacgaatgaatggatccaCTCCCTGACTTAAGTGTGGGGACcaccgcctgggcctggccctccgaCCCCTCTGCCCCTGGAGGGAATGTATGTGAGCtgacagggtggggagaaggtcCTGGACCGTGAGCGCTCACAGCCGGGGCCGCGGGCCTGTTACTCGGGTGGATGTGGAGACATTGGAGGGCCCTGGTTGGGGAGATGATCCCACTCGGTGGTCGCCACGGTCCTTCTCCACTCTGTGTCCTTTCTGTGTCctcaccttccccaccccctggccaGCTGCTCGGCTGTGGCTGGGTGGCCCAGGCTGAGCTGCGAGGCTGGACTGGGGGTTTCCTTCGAGCCAGGGGACCCGGGGCTCAAGTGGAGCAGCGGGTCCTGGCCCACATGCGACTTCTCGGCATGGACAAGCCCCTCCGGTTCGTGGTCTCCGCAGGAGCCTACATAGGCTCCGGAGCCTCAGGTAGATGGAACCCTGGGCCTGGGGTGGGCATGACTAGGGGTATGGGCAAGCCTGGGGTGGGTGAGGGTGTGAAGAGAATAGAGTCAGGGACCCACTCACCCAGGGGAAGCAAATATGTAGCCCATTCCCCTACATGAGCTCTCTTTCTGGGCCCATTCTGTCCCCTCCCAAAGGTACTCACCTGAACCCCGCGGTGTCCCTGGCCATGTGCTTCCTGCGGCGACTGGACTGGAACCTCCTGCCCACATTGTGCCTAGCCCAACTGGCCGGGGCCTTCTGCGGCGCGGCCACCGTCTTCGCCTGGCACTATGGTGAGGGGCTTGACCCGTAAATCAGGGGACACAGATCTtgttgggggaggtggaggagaatatGAGCAAAGATGCTGGGTGTTGGGGTCTTCACTCTGTgggctccccacccccagaccagCTCCTGTGGCCCTGGCCCCTGCTCCAAGGAGAACCCCTGGGCTCCTCAGCCCAAAACCGTCCGCGGGCCCAGCAGGACAACCTGACAGGACACTTCTCTTTCAGACGCTCTCCAAGCCTTCAGCGCTGGTGCCTGGGCAGTGGCCGGACCCAATGCCACAGCTGGGATCTTTGCTTCCTACCCctccgggcagcagagttcaCTCAGCAGCTTTGCTGACCAGGTGAGAAGAGGCAGAAGTCCCAGGATCAGCCCACTCAGCCTGGGACGCTTAACAGGGCACCGGGGCCTATGGAGGAACTGTGTACCGGTCACCCAGCTGGACAACCACCGTCTTGCTCATAGATGGGACAGTCCAAcccctcggttctctcatctctgtcgatcaatcatatttcttgagtgcttactgtatgcagagcactttactcgggagagtacactctaacagagttggtagaaatgttccctgcccacaacaagcttacagtctacagggtgggacagacattaatagaaatgaattttggatatgtaagtgctgtgtggctgagggtgttCTGGGAAGTTCTCTGTCATGGCTACAATAGTTataatacctgttaagcactcaaatgccatgcactgtactaagccctggggtagatataaggtaatcaagtcggacacagtccctatcccacatggggctcacagcctaaataagaGGAAGTTGGATTGAAACTCCATTTGACAAATGTTgaaactggggttagaacacaggtcctctgattcccaggcttgtgctcttttctctagtcCAAACTGCTTCCTGATGATAAGAGATGCGAGCGGGGGGAATGCTCGGAAGGAGGGTGCAGTTTCCATCCTGGGAAATGGCCTGCCCGGTTCCCATATAGCCCTCAGGCAGGGGACCGGACAGAGTCACGGTTGGACCATTTCATGGCCCTATGTCTTGAGGATGCTTAGACTGGAGGCGGTTAGCAGATCGCCTTGCCTGCTGGCCTCCTCCCTACCAACAACAGATGGTCAGCGCAGCTCAGAGGTCACAGGTGGTCCTGGCCACCCACCCTCGGGTGTCTACCATTCTCtggtcctccctttccttccagtTCTTCTTTTCCCGACTCGTGCTCTAGGTGATGGCGTCGGCAGCGTTCCTCACCTGCGTCCTGGCCGTGCTGGGAGAGGGAGCCCCAGCCCCCCGCCACAAGCTGCAGCCCCCCGCCCGGCGGCTGGCCCTGTTCCTCATTGGCTCTGCCTTGGGCTCGAGCTGTGGGTGCCCCATCAACCCCGCCGAGGACCTGGGCCCAAGGGTGTTCGCGGCAGTGGCTGGCTGGGGGCTGGAAGTCTTCAGGTGAGTGAATGTCTCCTGCCCCAACTTGGGCCTCCGCCAGCCCCGAAGCCCGTGGCCCCGAGTGGTCTCAGCACAGGCTCCCCCAGCCTGGACACCTGACGTGTTTGGCTCCAGAGGCTCGGGCGTGCCATGTCCCCCAACCGGGTCTCCAGCAGCTCGAGGCAGCTTTGCTTGCAGATTGTCTGGAGGTCGGTGTCCATGTCCTGCTCCTTCCCATGGGGGTGCCAGGCCATGCCAGAACCGAGTGGCTAGCCTCACCCACAGAGAGCTAaggtcaccccccccaccccccccacccccggcagggTGCTGGAGGTGAGCAACTTAATATCCGTGTCtagattcacccaaggtcacagtcagtaagtgctcaataaacaacctTGATTAATCTAtagcaggccagggggagggcccATACTCAaatccgggtctcctgactcctgggccattcTTTCTGGGAGTTGGACTAACTCTTGGTTTGACCCTTTCTGGGTAGGCCCAGTCCCTGTAGTTATCTGgtgccaggccctggcccctggccAGAGGGGAACAACTGGCAAtgtcactcattcgtatttatggagcacttactgtaaacagagcactgtagtaggtgcttgggagagtacaacacagcattgtaacagacatattccttgaccacagggatcttacagtctagagggggagacatccatTAATATCAATACATTTACGAAtctgtgcataagtactgtgggcttAGGTgcggagtgaataaaaggagtgagtcaaggtgacgcagaagggagctggagaaaagggaaatgagggcttaatcagggaaagcctcttggagatgtggcttcaaataaggctttgaaggtgggcagagtaactgtctatcagatatgaagagggaggatattgcgaaccagaggcaggatgagggcaagaggtcGGGGGCGAGATTGACGAGATCGAGGTccattgagaaggttggcattataggagcaaagtgtgtgggccgggttgtagtaggagaggagcatACTGgtttattaacatctgtctcctcctctagactgtaagctcattgtgggaaaggaatgtatgttgtatgctcccaagcacttagtacagtgctctgcacacagtaaacattcatttaatatgattgaatgaatggtcctccaTACCAATGGCTCCCTAGCTCAGCGGGGGCCCTTCCTGCCCAGACTTGTGTGCCTGCTTATGAGGAGCTTTCCTCCGCTGGCTGCCAGCGAGGGGATTTAGCTTTGTATTGTCTGCCCTGTGGGGCCCGGGTTTCTAATGGCTAGCGGCTGCTGTATTTTGTTCCTCAGCTGGCCTGGCCCTGGGCTGCTCTCCCATTTAAGGACGAGTTTTTAAATTGCCCTCAGTCaaccttcttcttttttttcttttttttttttggttcatcAGTCTTATTTCTTTTAGGGCCAGGGCCTGGGTGAACTGGGCCAGAACTGTCCCAGGTTAAACCCTGATaaaagtaataattttggtacttgttaggcacaactatgtgccaaccactcttctaagcattgaggtggatacatgttaatcaggttggataccccattttacacaatcagtctgaatccccatttcacagatgagggaattgagggccagtgaagtgactagcccaaagccacgtggcagacacggggcagagccaggattagaacccaggccatgctctacccactaaggcatactgcttctcttagcgTCTTAGAGTCTTTCCCACTCTAGCCTCttgcttccccctcttcctctttccctatcTTCCCCCACAACTGGTCACAACTGGCAGTCCTGCATCTCTGCATGCCAGTCCACAAATATAAAGGTCCCCACCAGGAGCAGGTGCCATGGGAAACCTGGGTCACACAAAGCATCGCCACATCCGCTAAGGACTCTGGCCTGGGGTGGGATGggcagaaaggggggaagagagagagagagagagagagagagagagagagagagagagagaggatgtttTCCTTCCAGCCTCTCTATGTCTGTCCTGCAGGGTTGGAAACCACTGGTGGTGGATCCCAGTCCTGGGGCCCCTGGTGGGTGCCCTGCTCGGGGCCTCCGTGTACCACCATGCCCTGGCCCTGCCTGCTCTGCTCTCGGGAAGAAAGAAAGCTGCGGCCTGACCGGCCTCACTGAGCGGCCTCATTGCCCACCCTGCGGATCCTTGTGCACACGTGGCCCTGGCCGGGTGTCCAGGAACACACTCTGGCCAACAGGATCCAACGCTGCACCCACGGTTTTTACCCTCCCTGGCTTCCACCCAGTTTTAGCATCCGTTGCTTCTGCCTGCCCCTGTGTAAGGCAACCAGAAGAGGTTATATGAATATTAAACTCATGCTCAGTTTGTACCAAAGGCCTGGTCCCTTGCCTGTTTTAATTAGACATTCCCTCGAGGTAATTCTCTTAACAATCAcagtgttaaagcacttactggtgCTGAGAACCAGATCCAGGTCCGaccagacccagtccctgactcacagcctcagagggagagaaaactgaggcccagagaagttaagtgacttatcaaggtcacccagcaggccaggggcagagctgggattagaatcaatcaatcagtcatatttattgagcgcttactgtgtgcagagcactgtactaagcgcttgggaagtacaagttggcgacatatagagacggtccctacccaacagtgggctcacagtctacaatctaATTCTCCCTACTCCCCATCTTGTGCTGTGCTGTCTCCTTTTCTGAAAATCTCCCTTTTGGGCCTTCAGAGGGAATCTGTTTTCACTCGAGGACTTCCTGAAGTTTTGGTGACCGCACATCTGCTCCTTCTGGATTTATTCCTAATCTTCCCCACTATATATTCCCAACTGCCACTCCATCATTTTGGTACCcgagtacctgctgtgtgcagagccttatactaagtgcttggtagagtccaatagaacagaattggtagacatgcccaccatgagcttacagtctaaaaagaggaTTAGATGAACTACTTAAATACTCACGGCCTCTTTGTAGCACTCTATGTATCTATGTTTATACTCGACCACTTCTTCCTGTCTGCGATTTTTATGTCGGTCTACCCCAACTATGACTCTAACCTCCTGGAGGGCAGCAGCAATCATTTATACTAAGTGTTTTCTATTCAAAGGCTCAGTATAGAGTGCTGCCTATAAGAGATATTCAATTGATATTATTGGTGAGGGATTGTGAGTTAGTGCTGGAATTACTTGAGTCCTGAGTCCCAGGCTAGGGCTCAGGGTCCATCACCTTCTCTTCTTGGCCAATGTTGCCGTCATCACTGCTGCTGGGATTCGGTCTAGGCTGCAGCctggcagggaggtcagacaaGGTCCATTCAGTGAGTAAGTCCGTCTAAGCAATGGGGACAGACTGCTAGCTGAGACTCCAGTAACCCCTCAttgttcattcacttgtatttgagtgttttctgtgtgcaaagcactgaacacttgggagagtacaatacaacaacagacatattccctgcccacaactagctcacggTAACTacgacatttaagtgcttactatgtaccaagcactgttctcagcgctgggataaatagaaggtaatcaagctggacacagtcccagtctcacgtggggctcatgatcgtaatccccattttacagatgaggtgactgaggcaaagagaagttaaatgacttgcccaaggtcttgcaacaaagcagtggagtcaggattagaaccgaggtcctctgtctcccaagccagtgctctcgcCACTAGGAAGGTCCTTATTAGCAGGGCTTTGATGCTTTTCCATCttgttgggggtgtgtgtgggaagaaaaagaaataggGTTAAGTCACACTGACAGGGATAGAGGGTAGATTTGTTGGAATTTTCCTATTTGAGCTGTGGGAAATGAGAATGGTTGCCGTAGCGTGGAACACTGTCCTGGGGGCTTTGcagtggggggaaaaagagatAGGACTTCCCAGGGTCTGGTtcctgtttgaaggcaggggaaatATACTAACTGGGAGAGGATTGTATACCTGACCTAGTATACCGCAATAAGCGTTTCAATGAGTACCACTGAGTGACTAATTCACAACGCCAGGGAGCCTATGTCagctgtgagaagcactgtggtttagtggcaagaccacaggcttgggagtcagagattgtgagttctaatcccacctctgccacttgttagctaggtgactctgggcaagtcacctaacttctctatgcctgttacctcatctggaaaatggggataaataataataatgatggcatttattaagcgcttactatgtgcagcgcttagaacagtgctttgcacacagtaagcgcttaacgaatgctattattgagaagcagcgtggctcagtggaaagagcatgggcttcggagtcagaggtcagggattcaaatcccagctccgccaactgtcagctgtgtgactctgggcaagtcacttaacttctctgtgcctcaggtacctcatctgtaaaatggggattaagactgtgagcccccccgtgggacaacctgatcaccttgtaacctccccagcgcttagtacagtgctttgcacatagtgcttaataaatgccattattattattatgtgcaaagaactgtaactgcttgataaatgccatcatcattattattattattatatgcaaagcactgttctaagcgcttgggaggttataaggtgatcaggttgtcctggggggctcacagtcttcatccccattttccagatgaggtcactgttatcgacaagtagggggaaaaataagttaaccggtgtaaatcggccgcagggttcgagaacccaagctGGTGATGCAGAGCAAAaaaggtaggaaagctgactggttcacctcccgagaggtgcGAGGGACGGACGGAACTGCCCCGATTCCAGccacttcttcccttttatttggttccccatcggggctacacaaaggattcccgaaactttggcaccctgttgtggggagatgttagcaggagacattgcccacacaggatggggtcgtttTAGACAGGATCtagccgctttgatcagtgtcagccctcctcgattacagaatCTTCCTTGAGACCAGCAGCGCCTATTCCTCACATACCCTGCCGTTGAGCCCTGcgtacaatggagtcggttatgctaagcctttagggaaaatgcagtcaatgccaaTTCTGCTGGAGTACTCGTCTAGGGTGGACagcagtaa comes from Tachyglossus aculeatus isolate mTacAcu1 chromosome 16, mTacAcu1.pri, whole genome shotgun sequence and encodes:
- the GJA8 gene encoding gap junction alpha-8 protein, whose product is MGDWSFLGNILEEVNEHSTVIGRVWLTILFIFRILVLGTAAEFVWGDEQSDFVCNTQQPGCENVCYDEAFPISHIRLWVLQIIFVSTPSLVYVGHAVHHVRMEEKRKEREEEAAARRPAGEGDRSPPVGGGGGQGDGKQGLPKGTKKFRLEGTLLHSYICHIVFKTLFEVGFIVGHYLLYGFRIRPLYRCNRWPCPNIVDCFVSRPTEKTIFILFMLAVASVALFLNLLEISHLGLKRVRVAFGRPANPRSPGAPAETSVHSVAVSSVQKAKGYQLLEEEQIVSRYFPLTDVGVVETGVLGELGRVYAETLPSYAQVGGQEVAREEQEEKPSPGENQGLREKPGLGDTPGLGETLGLEEKLRLQEELGPLSRLSGASSRARSDDLTV
- the LOC119938770 gene encoding aquaporin-9-like; this translates as MAGLSPWPEGPVWGKQSVHLRCGLAEFWGTFVLILLGCGWVAQAELRGWTGGFLRARGPGAQVEQRVLAHMRLLGMDKPLRFVVSAGAYIGSGASGTHLNPAVSLAMCFLRRLDWNLLPTLCLAQLAGAFCGAATVFAWHYDALQAFSAGAWAVAGPNATAGIFASYPSGQQSSLSSFADQVMASAAFLTCVLAVLGEGAPAPRHKLQPPARRLALFLIGSALGSSCGCPINPAEDLGPRVFAAVAGWGLEVFRVGNHWWWIPVLGPLVGALLGASVYHHALALPALLSGRKKAAA